From Gimesia panareensis, the proteins below share one genomic window:
- a CDS encoding SurA N-terminal domain-containing protein, producing the protein MASPLELFRKNQKVLMVPLTILAMFAFIILGQMNVNQAPPILGMLFVGALFWFLGKDRGKGKEFAAVGVVIGFIVGYMNMPQMGAANVVTSSAGEIDQQQFQEMLNNRRIANQFVAQSYFASLTEEEQQRARVPQGALFGFPFVESSEDDMILEFLLRKEADKMQLVVSDDAISNYISRYTNNKLSRDAFQEVCQKMGVTQGQIYEILRNQLKARLAFQLKSPEVSLTPDQYWNFYKKFNVREELEVAALPVKDFEGQIPEPTDAEKQAFYENYKSVFPNQKGPGSPGLLQPPKVRVEYLLADYEETEKLVPPVKPEEIKAFYEENKETLYKNNPIPNDPLLNLPGAPTAPQGDQPIEAPKPAASEKTPAAPKESAAPKADKPEPPAPKADSKPKPEATPKEKEKTESKDKTSALDSDQTTFVALLDEKQPAKKEPAKKEPAKTEPAKNPADAPKPQPETKSETKPETKPAAKPAESQPESATTAPPPLEPYRPLNDELKSEIRDQLLRERTLALMKEKINAAATFMNDLSYAINTPDTAETPPTPKEVTEQLKKYAAKHHLVYNITPLMTAQELSESEKYPLGTAREPTLNEFTAQPRTVLEQLFGTPIDQLYTTFEAEDSFSSALISYWKIDHTDTMVPKFDDPEIQKEIVAQIKTEKARPLAQKRAEELQALVTKAGDKEMQEALKGQTITGKKEGTELLTQTTESFSWLRTSTAGASNPFSFPRPELSTISAIDGAGNDFMEQVFDNLQDGGVGVALNADKSVAYVVKVLNRIPSTPGGQTAMYQEFLKTDLFFFFSPYLPMAQQEQVQTIQAWGKDLQAKYNVQKHFEQMDQAVEVVQE; encoded by the coding sequence ATGGCCTCGCCACTGGAATTGTTTCGTAAAAATCAAAAAGTATTAATGGTTCCCCTGACCATTCTGGCGATGTTCGCCTTTATCATCCTGGGCCAGATGAATGTGAATCAGGCACCGCCGATTCTGGGCATGCTGTTTGTCGGCGCGCTGTTCTGGTTCCTTGGAAAAGATCGCGGCAAGGGGAAAGAGTTCGCCGCTGTCGGCGTTGTCATCGGTTTCATTGTCGGTTACATGAACATGCCCCAGATGGGTGCCGCCAATGTCGTGACCTCGTCAGCAGGTGAGATCGATCAGCAGCAGTTCCAGGAAATGCTCAATAACCGGCGGATCGCGAATCAGTTCGTGGCCCAGTCCTATTTTGCTTCACTCACAGAAGAAGAACAGCAGAGAGCACGGGTTCCCCAGGGTGCCCTGTTCGGATTTCCGTTTGTTGAGAGTTCCGAAGATGACATGATTCTGGAATTCCTGCTCCGCAAAGAGGCGGACAAGATGCAACTGGTGGTCTCCGATGATGCGATCTCCAATTATATCTCCCGGTACACCAACAATAAGCTGAGCCGGGACGCATTCCAGGAAGTCTGCCAGAAAATGGGAGTCACCCAGGGCCAGATTTACGAAATTCTGCGGAATCAGTTAAAAGCCCGACTCGCGTTCCAGCTTAAGAGCCCTGAAGTCTCGTTGACGCCGGACCAGTACTGGAATTTCTATAAGAAGTTCAACGTCCGTGAAGAGCTGGAAGTGGCCGCCCTGCCTGTGAAGGACTTTGAAGGTCAGATTCCCGAACCGACGGATGCCGAGAAACAGGCGTTTTACGAAAACTACAAGTCCGTCTTCCCCAATCAGAAAGGTCCGGGTTCTCCCGGCCTGCTGCAGCCTCCCAAAGTCAGGGTCGAGTACCTGCTCGCTGATTACGAAGAGACGGAAAAACTGGTTCCCCCTGTGAAACCGGAAGAAATTAAAGCGTTTTACGAAGAGAACAAGGAAACGCTCTACAAGAATAATCCGATCCCCAACGATCCCCTGTTGAATCTCCCGGGAGCCCCCACCGCCCCGCAGGGAGACCAGCCGATCGAAGCCCCCAAGCCTGCTGCCAGCGAGAAAACACCGGCTGCTCCTAAAGAGTCCGCAGCCCCGAAAGCGGACAAGCCAGAGCCCCCGGCACCGAAGGCGGACAGCAAACCCAAACCGGAAGCAACACCCAAAGAGAAAGAGAAAACGGAATCCAAGGACAAAACGAGTGCCCTCGATTCCGATCAAACCACCTTTGTCGCCCTGCTGGATGAAAAGCAGCCGGCTAAAAAAGAACCCGCAAAGAAAGAACCGGCCAAGACAGAGCCCGCCAAAAATCCGGCTGACGCTCCCAAACCCCAGCCGGAAACGAAATCAGAGACAAAACCAGAAACGAAACCGGCAGCCAAGCCTGCTGAGTCTCAGCCGGAAAGTGCCACCACGGCACCTCCGCCACTGGAACCGTATCGTCCCCTCAACGACGAGCTGAAAAGCGAAATTCGCGACCAGCTGCTCCGGGAACGAACGCTGGCGTTGATGAAGGAAAAGATTAATGCAGCCGCCACCTTCATGAATGACCTGAGCTACGCGATCAACACTCCCGATACTGCGGAAACACCTCCCACACCGAAAGAGGTCACTGAGCAGCTCAAAAAATACGCTGCGAAACATCACCTGGTGTATAACATCACTCCCCTGATGACGGCTCAGGAACTTTCGGAGTCCGAAAAGTATCCGCTGGGCACGGCGCGCGAACCGACCCTGAATGAATTTACGGCACAGCCGCGAACCGTACTCGAGCAATTGTTCGGCACTCCGATCGACCAGCTTTACACCACCTTTGAGGCGGAAGATTCCTTCTCCAGTGCTTTGATTTCATACTGGAAAATCGATCACACAGACACGATGGTTCCCAAATTCGATGATCCTGAAATTCAGAAAGAGATCGTCGCGCAGATCAAAACGGAAAAAGCCCGTCCCCTGGCTCAGAAACGGGCAGAAGAACTGCAGGCCCTGGTCACCAAAGCGGGTGACAAAGAAATGCAGGAAGCCCTGAAAGGCCAGACGATTACCGGCAAGAAAGAGGGAACCGAGCTGTTGACGCAGACCACCGAATCCTTCAGCTGGCTGCGGACTTCGACCGCTGGTGCCAGCAATCCGTTCTCATTTCCGCGGCCGGAACTGTCAACGATCTCTGCCATCGATGGAGCCGGCAACGACTTCATGGAACAGGTCTTCGACAACCTGCAGGACGGAGGTGTGGGCGTGGCCCTGAACGCCGACAAGTCGGTTGCTTATGTCGTGAAAGTCCTGAACCGGATTCCTTCGACACCGGGCGGCCAGACTGCCATGTATCAGGAATTCCTGAAAACGGACCTGTTCTTCTTCTTCTCGCCATACCTGCCGATGGCACAGCAGGAGCAGGTGCAGACCATCCAGGCCTGGGGCAAAGATCTGCAGGCGAAGTACAATGTCCAGAAACACTTCGAACAAATGGATCAGGCCGTAGAAGTGGTTCAGGAATAA
- a CDS encoding reverse transcriptase family protein: protein MGLFDFIRQLFGSPPDRSGQAPPSSPAPEQETYRQESDRPPQPRRKVRLHPLRYPKRQKQTKLTIEEVPTPPYELARYGAMTGHYFDMTQDGDSALLSHHQLPQFCTPLELAQWLEIPLGKLAWLTHRYNYSDGPEDVNEAHYSYHWLPKRNGFRLIEAPRPFLKMAQNQIQQEILSQIPMHHSAHGFVTGHSPVTNARPHAGKRVVVKFDLENFYSSVKFSRVVAIFRTLGYCREAALWLARLTTSSIPANLPFPDGTLRPLLPYLPRHLPQGAPTSPALANLSAYSLDVRLSGLARSFGADYTRYADDLTFSGPESFLRSLRVFIPLVQQIISSERFQVNQEKRRVIRNNQRQTVTGVVVNEHTNISRKEFDRLKAILTNCIRRGPETQNRDQHPDFASHLRGKIAYIQQLNPNRGQRLLQLYSQIRW, encoded by the coding sequence ATGGGCTTATTTGATTTTATTCGCCAGCTCTTCGGTTCTCCTCCGGACCGATCTGGTCAGGCACCGCCCTCCAGCCCCGCCCCCGAACAAGAGACTTACCGGCAAGAGAGTGACCGGCCACCTCAACCGCGTCGTAAAGTCCGTCTGCATCCACTGCGGTATCCCAAACGCCAGAAGCAGACCAAGCTCACGATTGAAGAAGTCCCCACCCCGCCTTACGAACTGGCCCGCTATGGCGCGATGACCGGACATTATTTCGATATGACCCAGGATGGTGATTCGGCCCTGCTGAGTCACCATCAGCTGCCTCAGTTCTGCACGCCACTGGAACTGGCGCAGTGGCTGGAAATTCCGCTGGGAAAACTCGCCTGGCTGACACACCGCTACAATTACAGCGACGGCCCGGAAGATGTGAACGAGGCCCACTACAGCTATCACTGGCTGCCGAAACGGAACGGCTTCCGACTCATCGAAGCGCCGCGTCCCTTTCTGAAAATGGCTCAGAATCAGATCCAGCAGGAAATTCTCAGCCAGATCCCGATGCATCATTCGGCTCATGGATTTGTCACCGGCCATTCTCCCGTGACCAATGCCCGCCCGCATGCCGGGAAACGTGTGGTGGTGAAATTCGATCTGGAAAACTTTTACTCGAGTGTGAAATTCTCACGGGTGGTGGCAATCTTCCGCACTCTCGGTTACTGCCGGGAGGCGGCACTCTGGCTGGCCCGCCTGACGACTTCGTCCATCCCCGCCAACCTGCCCTTTCCGGATGGCACACTGCGACCGCTACTCCCTTATCTCCCGCGGCATCTGCCTCAAGGAGCGCCCACTTCTCCGGCACTGGCGAACCTGTCCGCGTATTCGCTGGACGTGCGGCTCTCGGGTCTGGCACGTTCCTTCGGAGCCGACTATACCCGTTATGCAGACGACCTGACCTTCTCCGGCCCAGAATCATTTCTGCGATCGCTGCGCGTGTTTATTCCGCTGGTCCAGCAGATCATCAGTTCGGAACGTTTTCAGGTGAACCAGGAGAAACGGCGTGTGATCAGAAACAATCAGCGGCAGACCGTCACCGGTGTGGTCGTGAATGAGCACACCAATATTTCCCGCAAAGAGTTTGACCGCCTGAAAGCAATTCTCACAAACTGCATCCGCCGGGGCCCGGAGACGCAAAATCGGGACCAGCATCCGGATTTTGCCAGTCACCTGCGGGGGAAAATCGCTTACATTCAGCAACTCAACCCGAATCGTGGCCAGAGGTTACTGCAACTCTACTCACAGATTCGCTGGTAA
- the topA gene encoding type I DNA topoisomerase → MAKKKLKALVIVESPAKAKKIGSYLGSDYKVLASMGHVRDLPAKASDVPSEFKKKHKWATLGVNVESEFEPYYLVPKEKKKTVKELKDALKDAEELILATDEDREGESIGWHLTELLKPKVPVKRMVFSEITEEAIKEAIENPRDLDLNLVSAQETRRVLDRLYGFTLSPLLWKKVARGLSAGRVQSVAVRVLVQRELERLAFKSGTYWDLKALLKTEAGAEFESMLMTVGGKKVASGKDFDESTGKLKEGADVLLLNEQQTDELLERVKKSDWTVTSVEQRLQSRKPPAPFTTSTLQQEGNRKLNMSARETMQVAQRLYEDGHITYMRTDSVNLSNEAITGSRQRIEDLYGKDYLSADIRRFETSSKGAQEAHEAIRPAGKLMKTAEELGLKGQQAKLYGMIWKRTMATQMEEARLRFQTVTITADDAEFRATGRHVEFPGFFRAYVEGVDDPEAALDDSESMLPPLEENQKLDPSEVEPLKHETKPPARYTEATIVRKLESEGVGRPSTYASIIGTIQDRGYVKKSGSQLVPTFTALAVTRLLEKFFPNLVDLQFTAAMEQELDDIAVGEGDRLPYLNHFYRGEEGLDEQVKSKEETIDAREICTLNLEGIESAVRVGRYGPYVTDENEEEPVSASIPDNIAPADLTNDLAQKLIRQKSEGPKALGMHPEENTPIYKLHGPFGPYLQLGDVVEDGPKPKRVGIPKTVDPDTVDFETALKYLSLPRFLGEHPETGKKVNAGIGRFGPYVLHDKVYKSLTKDDDVLTIGLERAVELLKQARRRSAPTPIRELGKHPEDEELVAIYDGRYGPYVKHGKINATIPKGYEVENVTLEQAVEWLEAKAAKKGTKKTAAKKKAAKKKTSTKKSAAKKTTKKKAAAKKKTTKKKAAKKTTKKKAAEKKEDAE, encoded by the coding sequence GTGGCAAAGAAAAAGCTGAAAGCACTGGTGATCGTGGAATCACCTGCCAAGGCCAAGAAGATCGGAAGCTATTTAGGCAGTGATTATAAGGTACTGGCCAGCATGGGCCACGTGCGCGATCTGCCCGCGAAAGCCTCTGATGTTCCTTCCGAATTCAAGAAAAAACATAAATGGGCCACCCTGGGGGTGAATGTCGAATCGGAATTCGAACCCTATTATCTGGTCCCGAAAGAGAAGAAAAAGACCGTCAAAGAGCTCAAAGACGCCCTCAAGGACGCTGAAGAGCTGATTCTCGCGACCGACGAAGACCGCGAAGGGGAAAGCATCGGCTGGCATCTCACCGAGCTGCTCAAGCCGAAAGTGCCCGTAAAACGCATGGTTTTCTCCGAAATTACCGAAGAGGCCATCAAAGAAGCCATCGAAAATCCCCGCGATCTGGATCTGAACCTCGTCTCTGCCCAGGAGACCCGGCGGGTCCTCGACCGTCTGTATGGGTTTACACTGAGCCCCCTGTTGTGGAAAAAAGTCGCCCGGGGTCTGTCAGCCGGTCGCGTGCAGTCTGTTGCCGTCCGGGTCCTGGTCCAGCGGGAACTGGAACGACTGGCCTTTAAAAGTGGTACCTACTGGGACTTGAAGGCGCTCCTCAAAACCGAAGCAGGGGCCGAATTCGAATCCATGCTGATGACCGTCGGGGGCAAAAAAGTTGCCAGCGGTAAAGACTTCGACGAATCCACGGGGAAACTGAAAGAAGGCGCGGACGTCCTGCTGCTCAATGAACAGCAGACCGACGAACTGCTGGAACGCGTCAAAAAATCGGACTGGACCGTCACCTCGGTCGAACAGCGTCTGCAGTCGCGCAAGCCTCCCGCACCGTTCACGACCAGTACGCTGCAGCAGGAAGGCAACCGCAAGCTGAACATGTCGGCCCGGGAAACCATGCAGGTGGCCCAGCGGCTCTACGAAGACGGTCATATTACTTACATGCGTACCGACAGTGTGAACCTGTCCAATGAAGCGATTACCGGATCCCGCCAGCGGATCGAAGATCTGTACGGTAAAGATTATCTCAGTGCCGACATTCGCCGCTTCGAAACCAGCTCCAAAGGGGCACAGGAAGCACACGAAGCGATTCGTCCCGCTGGTAAGCTGATGAAAACCGCCGAGGAACTGGGACTCAAAGGGCAACAGGCCAAACTATACGGCATGATCTGGAAACGGACGATGGCCACCCAGATGGAAGAAGCACGCCTCCGCTTCCAGACGGTTACGATCACAGCCGACGATGCCGAATTCCGGGCCACGGGCCGCCATGTCGAATTTCCCGGTTTCTTCCGCGCCTATGTCGAAGGGGTCGATGATCCGGAAGCCGCGCTCGACGATTCCGAATCCATGCTGCCACCGCTGGAAGAGAATCAGAAACTGGATCCCAGCGAAGTCGAACCACTCAAGCACGAAACCAAGCCCCCCGCGCGGTACACGGAAGCCACGATCGTTCGCAAGCTGGAAAGCGAAGGGGTGGGCCGTCCGAGTACGTACGCCTCCATCATTGGCACCATTCAGGACCGGGGCTACGTTAAGAAATCAGGCAGTCAGCTGGTCCCCACCTTCACCGCCCTGGCGGTTACACGACTGTTGGAAAAATTCTTCCCGAACCTGGTCGATCTGCAGTTCACCGCTGCCATGGAACAGGAACTGGATGACATCGCGGTCGGCGAAGGGGATCGTCTGCCTTATCTGAATCACTTCTATCGGGGTGAAGAAGGGCTGGACGAACAGGTCAAATCCAAGGAAGAGACCATCGACGCCCGCGAAATCTGCACGCTCAATCTGGAAGGGATCGAGTCAGCGGTTCGCGTGGGGCGTTATGGTCCTTACGTGACCGATGAGAACGAAGAAGAACCCGTTTCCGCTTCGATTCCAGATAACATCGCTCCTGCTGATCTGACCAACGATCTGGCACAGAAACTGATTCGCCAGAAGAGTGAAGGCCCCAAGGCGCTGGGGATGCACCCCGAAGAAAACACACCGATTTACAAACTGCACGGTCCGTTCGGACCGTACCTGCAACTGGGGGATGTCGTCGAAGACGGGCCGAAGCCGAAACGCGTCGGCATTCCGAAAACCGTCGACCCGGATACGGTCGACTTTGAAACCGCGCTCAAATATCTGAGCCTGCCCCGCTTTCTGGGTGAGCATCCCGAGACGGGCAAGAAAGTCAACGCGGGTATCGGCCGCTTCGGTCCCTACGTGCTGCACGACAAGGTTTACAAGTCGTTGACCAAAGACGACGACGTGCTGACTATCGGCCTGGAGCGCGCAGTCGAACTGCTCAAGCAGGCCCGAAGGCGCAGTGCACCAACGCCGATTCGCGAACTGGGTAAACATCCGGAAGACGAAGAACTCGTCGCCATCTACGACGGGCGCTATGGGCCTTACGTAAAGCATGGCAAAATCAATGCGACCATTCCGAAAGGCTACGAAGTCGAAAATGTAACGCTGGAGCAGGCGGTCGAATGGCTCGAAGCCAAGGCAGCCAAGAAGGGCACTAAGAAAACTGCGGCGAAGAAAAAGGCTGCTAAAAAGAAAACCTCCACCAAAAAATCAGCGGCCAAAAAGACCACCAAAAAGAAGGCTGCAGCGAAAAAGAAGACGACGAAAAAGAAAGCGGCCAAAAAAACAACGAAGAAGAAAGCCGCTGAGAAAAAAGAGGACGCTGAGTAA
- a CDS encoding enolase C-terminal domain-like protein: MAKSTDIKIVEAKFSTEEVPFRTPLKFGGRVMDSSVLLNVEVIVETRSGKQGIGIGSMPAGNIWAWPSSVVSPEDSLKAMIEFLEEAVEIANICPEIAHPIDLMYHISAEYHFMAKKLSKRLGLEEEIPELAQLVASSPLDAAIHDGFGRANHINSYNGLSEEFMNHDLTEYLDDQFAGEYLDQYTLRAPKPTLPLYHLVGALDPITEADISERINDGLPETLAEWIKADGLTHLKIKLSGDNLDWDISRVVAVENEAAKAQAERGQDTWCYSLDFNEKCENVDYVLDFLNKVREQSPAAFDRVQYIEQPTNRDLKANPDNKMHEAAKIKPVVIDESLVDYESLLLSRDLGYSGVALKACKGQTESLFLGAAAQKFDMFLCVQDLTCCGYSFLHSASLAARIPTVAAIEGNGRQYCPGPNKKWTRSYPGMFKITDGTVKTGELNGDGLGF; encoded by the coding sequence ATGGCCAAGTCAACAGACATCAAAATTGTTGAGGCAAAATTTTCAACGGAAGAAGTTCCCTTTCGCACCCCACTGAAGTTTGGTGGTCGGGTGATGGACAGCAGCGTGCTGCTGAACGTGGAGGTCATCGTTGAAACCCGTTCCGGCAAACAGGGGATAGGCATCGGCAGCATGCCGGCAGGCAATATCTGGGCCTGGCCGTCCTCGGTAGTCAGCCCTGAGGATTCCCTGAAAGCGATGATCGAGTTTCTGGAAGAAGCGGTGGAAATCGCCAATATCTGTCCGGAAATCGCGCATCCCATCGACCTGATGTATCATATTTCGGCTGAATATCATTTCATGGCCAAGAAGCTTTCGAAGCGACTGGGCCTGGAAGAAGAGATTCCGGAGCTGGCTCAACTGGTCGCTTCCAGTCCGCTGGACGCGGCGATTCACGACGGGTTCGGTCGGGCGAATCACATCAACAGCTACAACGGGCTGTCTGAAGAATTTATGAACCACGACCTGACCGAGTACCTCGACGATCAGTTCGCAGGCGAATACCTGGATCAATATACGCTCCGCGCCCCTAAGCCGACCCTGCCTCTGTACCACCTGGTAGGTGCCCTGGACCCGATTACCGAAGCCGATATCTCCGAACGGATCAACGACGGTCTGCCGGAAACTCTGGCTGAGTGGATCAAAGCCGACGGTCTGACGCATCTCAAAATCAAACTCTCGGGTGACAACCTGGACTGGGATATCAGCCGCGTGGTGGCCGTCGAAAACGAAGCGGCAAAAGCCCAGGCGGAACGGGGCCAGGATACGTGGTGCTATTCGCTGGACTTCAATGAAAAGTGCGAGAACGTGGATTACGTGCTGGACTTTCTGAACAAGGTGCGTGAGCAGTCTCCGGCTGCTTTTGACCGTGTGCAGTACATCGAACAGCCCACCAACCGCGATCTGAAAGCGAACCCCGATAATAAAATGCATGAAGCAGCGAAGATCAAGCCGGTCGTGATCGACGAATCGCTGGTGGACTACGAATCGCTGCTTTTAAGCCGCGATCTGGGGTATTCCGGTGTGGCCCTCAAAGCGTGCAAGGGACAGACCGAGTCTCTGTTCCTGGGTGCCGCAGCTCAGAAGTTCGACATGTTCCTCTGCGTACAGGACCTGACCTGCTGTGGTTATTCCTTCCTGCACTCGGCGAGTCTGGCGGCCCGCATTCCGACCGTCGCTGCCATCGAAGGGAACGGTCGCCAGTATTGCCCGGGCCCGAACAAAAAATGGACCCGCTCCTACCCCGGCATGTTCAAAATCACCGATGGTACCGTGAAAACCGGTGAACTAAACGGAGACGGTCTGGGCTTCTAA
- a CDS encoding DNA topoisomerase I, with protein MKPVTRFLVGLIAIPIFHLFMNKVVRVQDIDEELEKDLEQWFRGSLLLLVATKNMEAALFSWLPGVQPEESANPVLMGFRIMLVIGVIEVMPDQELFSIIHPGPPKLKLSREYGIWRELKEKWRAILKGFLCQHVNRSSPVFAILSAIAIDTVGWVCYGMAIIQYLIIGLVTSRDRALDVLSEFDRQVNQRRRELIEEFDLDESEVQAADRKKCAEELDMKPPPAADTETDQSTDQSKASA; from the coding sequence TTGAAACCGGTCACACGCTTCCTGGTGGGGCTGATTGCAATTCCGATTTTCCACCTGTTCATGAACAAGGTGGTGCGGGTTCAGGATATTGACGAAGAGCTCGAAAAAGACCTGGAGCAATGGTTTCGCGGCTCACTGCTGCTGCTGGTGGCCACCAAAAATATGGAAGCGGCACTGTTCTCCTGGTTGCCAGGCGTGCAGCCGGAAGAAAGCGCCAACCCCGTGCTGATGGGTTTTCGGATCATGCTCGTCATTGGCGTGATTGAAGTGATGCCCGACCAGGAACTTTTCTCCATTATCCACCCGGGTCCGCCCAAACTGAAGCTGTCACGGGAATACGGTATCTGGCGGGAGCTGAAAGAAAAATGGCGAGCCATTTTAAAAGGGTTTCTCTGCCAGCATGTCAACCGTTCGTCGCCAGTGTTTGCGATCCTGTCTGCGATTGCCATCGATACCGTGGGCTGGGTCTGCTACGGCATGGCGATCATCCAGTATCTGATTATTGGACTGGTGACCTCGCGCGATCGGGCACTCGATGTGCTCTCTGAATTTGATCGCCAGGTCAACCAGCGACGACGGGAACTGATCGAAGAATTTGACCTGGATGAATCCGAGGTGCAAGCAGCCGATCGGAAGAAATGCGCGGAGGAACTGGATATGAAGCCGCCGCCTGCTGCTGATACCGAAACGGATCAGTCGACCGATCAATCGAAGGCGTCCGCCTGA
- a CDS encoding site-2 protease family protein produces MLGNVAPTEFDLRFSLFGIPVRVHPLFWAVAAFMGWYPENLKFTLVWMACVFVSILVHELGHAIMAKHFGWPPEIVLYHFGGLAIYQPYSGLTTQRSIIISAAGPMAGFVLYGTVWLFDFFSFRHGLWNGLSLEARQYIIIAFNDLMFINLYWGLINLAPVLPLDGGHICDDICKSVKRYRGDILAMQISMVVAGGLAAYFFMHHQRYAGIMFALFAFFNFQSYQQRNRAW; encoded by the coding sequence ATGCTGGGAAATGTCGCTCCCACCGAATTTGATTTACGATTTTCGCTCTTCGGAATCCCGGTGCGCGTGCATCCTCTGTTCTGGGCCGTGGCCGCCTTCATGGGCTGGTATCCGGAGAATCTGAAATTTACCCTGGTCTGGATGGCCTGTGTGTTCGTTTCCATTCTGGTTCATGAACTGGGGCATGCCATTATGGCAAAACACTTCGGCTGGCCTCCGGAAATCGTCCTGTACCATTTCGGCGGACTGGCCATCTACCAGCCTTATTCCGGGCTGACCACGCAACGCTCAATCATCATTTCAGCCGCTGGTCCCATGGCCGGTTTCGTCTTGTATGGGACGGTCTGGCTGTTCGATTTTTTTTCGTTCCGCCACGGCCTCTGGAATGGTCTGAGCCTGGAAGCAAGGCAATACATCATCATTGCCTTTAACGACCTGATGTTCATCAACCTCTACTGGGGGCTGATCAACCTGGCGCCGGTTCTCCCCCTGGATGGGGGCCATATTTGTGATGACATCTGCAAGTCCGTCAAGCGTTATCGGGGCGATATCCTGGCGATGCAGATTTCCATGGTCGTCGCTGGCGGGCTGGCCGCTTACTTTTTCATGCACCACCAGCGTTATGCGGGCATCATGTTCGCGCTGTTTGCCTTCTTCAACTTCCAGTCGTACCAGCAGCGCAACCGGGCCTGGTAA
- a CDS encoding ABC transporter ATP-binding protein, with amino-acid sequence MSEQVQQAPAGSATGTASESMIEAIGLSKFYGQFAATRNVTFSVPRGQVAAFLGPNGAGKSTTMKLLTGFLSPSEGQARVGGYDVSTQRIEASQKLGYLPENGPLYEEMTPLGFLKYAGGVRGMSSAELSNRLEFVMEKCDLSSVWKKPIRKLSRGFRQRVGMAQALLHDPDILILDEPTSGLDPNQNQSVRDLIRSLGKTKTILLSTHILQEVKAVCSRVILINQGSIVFDGPVDELGNSQEEMEDCFHKLTHA; translated from the coding sequence ATGTCGGAACAGGTTCAGCAAGCTCCTGCCGGGTCAGCGACGGGCACGGCTTCCGAGAGCATGATCGAGGCCATTGGACTAAGCAAGTTTTATGGTCAGTTCGCTGCCACCCGCAACGTGACTTTTTCCGTCCCCCGCGGTCAGGTGGCCGCCTTTCTGGGCCCCAACGGTGCGGGCAAGTCGACGACGATGAAACTGCTGACGGGCTTTCTTTCTCCCAGTGAAGGCCAGGCGCGTGTCGGCGGTTATGATGTCAGCACCCAACGGATCGAAGCCAGTCAGAAACTGGGCTACCTGCCTGAAAACGGGCCCCTGTATGAAGAAATGACGCCGCTGGGCTTTCTGAAATACGCAGGGGGTGTGCGGGGCATGTCCAGCGCCGAACTCAGCAACCGGCTGGAGTTTGTCATGGAAAAATGCGATCTGAGCAGCGTGTGGAAGAAGCCGATCCGCAAACTGTCGCGCGGTTTCCGGCAGCGGGTGGGCATGGCCCAGGCGCTGCTGCACGATCCGGACATTCTGATTCTGGACGAACCGACCAGCGGACTGGACCCGAACCAGAACCAGTCCGTCCGCGACCTGATTCGCAGCCTGGGCAAAACGAAAACGATTCTGCTTTCGACCCATATTCTGCAGGAAGTCAAAGCCGTCTGCAGCCGCGTGATCCTGATCAACCAGGGATCGATTGTGTTTGATGGCCCGGTCGATGAACTGGGCAACAGTCAGGAAGAGATGGAAGACTGCTTCCATAAACTGACACACGCATAA